Proteins encoded by one window of Elaeis guineensis isolate ETL-2024a chromosome 12, EG11, whole genome shotgun sequence:
- the LOC140852972 gene encoding uncharacterized protein — protein sequence MDGTASPIGTHHRCLPPSLCLSRRPSLCSIPSLFLLSCSLPISAPHRGVSLIARAELPEGETGPPADKASTSSPPPTSPKKPGGKGTGFGSGVDAKKKRKGKERGSVIRRSPVKGTSMLYSGSKKEDPASQGQQSVNESAFLLTWLGLGFLILVEGVALAASGTLRLLWPALLLIIYQSFRKRKKCSQF from the coding sequence ATGGATGGAACTGCCTCACCGATCGGAACCCACCACCGGTGTCTCCCTCCGTCGCTATGCCTCTCTCGGAGACCCTCCCTTTGTTCTATTccatctctcttcctcctctcttgtTCTCTCCCCATCAGCGCCCCCCACCGAGGAGTCTCCCTCATCGCCAGGGCGGAGCTGCCGGAGGGCGAGACGGGGCCGCCCGCTGACAAGGCCTCCACTTCCTCGCCTCCTCCAACATCCCCCAAGAAGCCGGGTGGCAAGGGAACCGGATTTGGCAGCGGCGTCGACGCGAAGAAGAAGCGGAAAGGTAAAGAAAGGGGCTCTGTGATCCGACGCTCTCCGGTAAAGGGTACCTCTATGCTCTACTCGGGCAGCAAAAAAGAGGACCCAGCATCACAAGGGCAGCAGAGTGTGAACGAGAGCGCCTTTCTCCTCACCTGGTTGGGTCTCGGCTTTCTAATCCTCGTCGAGGGCGTTGCCTTGGCTGCATCAGGTACTCTCCGTTTGCTGTGGCCTGCATTGCTGCTCATTATCTATCAATCATTTAGGAAAAGGAAGAAGTGCTCGCAGTTTTAG